The following nucleotide sequence is from Pseudobutyrivibrio ruminis HUN009.
ATCGCTGCTCCTCATCGATGATAAGCAGACCTAAATCCTTGAACTCCACATCCTTTGAAAGCAAACGATGTGTTCCGATAACGATATCTACTGTTCCAGCCTTTAACCCTTCGATAGTTTTCTTTTGCTCTGCTGGTGTTCTAAATCGACACAAAAGCCCAATGTTTACTGGATAGCCGCCCATTCGCTGGACGAAGTTGTTGTAGTGCTGCTGGGCAAGGATCGTGGTTGGAACCAAGTATGCCACCTGCTTGCCTTCCTGCACTGCCTTGAAGGCTGCACGCATGGCAACTTCTGTTTTGCCGAAACCAACATCACCGCAGATAAGTCTATCCATTATTTTGGTGGACTCCATATCCGACTTAACTGCCTCGATTGCAGACAACTGGCCCTCCGTCTCCTCGTATGGGAAGCTTTCCTCGAATTCCTTTTGCCATACAGTATCTGGACCATATACAAAGCCATCTGTGTTTTGGCGAAGAGCGTACAAATCCACAAGCTCCTTCGCCACAACTCCAACGGCAGACTGAACCTTTTGCTTTGTTCTAGTCCACTCCTGAGTACCTGCGCCAAGACTGTTGAGCTTTGGCTTTTTACCGTCTGGACCGGAATATTTTTGAATCATATCCAGCTGAGATGTAAGAACATAAAGGTTGCTGCCCTTTGCATACTCAATCTTGATATAATCTCGAATAACCTTGTCTATTTCCATCTGCTCGGTACCCTTGTAGACACCGAGGCCATAGTTTTCATGAACGACATAATCGCCCACATGCAAATCAGAGAAGGATGAAATTGACTCTCCCTCATACTTCTTTACACGATGCTTTTTCTTACGGACGTGGCCGAAGATATCCCCATCTGAAAGCATTACAAAGGCGCTATCAGGATAGTCGTAGCCACGCTTTATATTTCCTACACAAAGCATAGTTTCACCAGGATTTATCTGATGATCCAAATCTGATGTGAAGTATGCATTCAATCCTTCCTGAAGCAAGTCCTCTGCAAGGCGCTGTCCCTTGGTTGAAGAGCTTGTCACAAGAAGCACTTTGTATTTACGTTTCTTGTACTGAAGTAGCTCCTTGGTGAGAAGCTCGAAGCTGCCGTTGTATGCGTTTACTCCCTGCACCGCGATGCTGAAATGGTCTGCTGATTTAAGGAGTTTATTTTTCGCATCGAGAACTGACATAAGTGTGGTTGGACACTTTTCGATTTTGGCAAAGATTTCCTCCACACCGTAAAGCATATCCATCTGGCCCTTAAGCATATAGCCAGCCTCTACTCGGCGAGTCATGGCATCGGAAAATTCTGTCTGGGTAACTTCACCCTTTGTAATTACCTTTTGCACCTCATCGATAAAGACATAGGTGCCCTTTGGCATGAAATCGATGAATGAACCAAGCTTATCGCAGAAGTAAGTGAGATTTGTCTCAAGCTCCTGGCTAAGGCCCCATTCTCTGGTTTCCTCCACTACCCTGTCGGCGTAGGTTTTCAGATGATATGCCTCTTCTGTTTTCATTTCCTTGCGATATGCTTCGTAGCGCTCATCTCGCTCTGCCTCGATTCTGGCAAGACCTGCCTCTACCTCATCAGCTGATAGGATAAGCTCCACTGCCGGGAAGATGATTACCGAGCTGATATTCTCAATTGACTTTTGGTTGCTGGCATCGTAGGAACGGATGCTGTCCACCTCGTCGCCCCAAAGCTCGATTCTAACTGGCAAATCTGCAGTAAGAGGGAAAACGTCAATGATTCCACCTCGCACTGCAAATTCTCCAGGATGTTCGCAGGTGCCCACTGCCTCGTAACCCATAGCAACTAGCTTGCGGCGCAAAGCCTCAAGCTCAATAGTATCAGTATCGGAAATGGCAACTACACCCTCCTCAAAATAAGACACATCTGGCAGCTTATTCATGAGGGCATCGATGGTGGTGATGACTGTGCAGCTGTTGTTATTTATAACTGCCTCAATAGCGCTCATTCGCTCACGTGTAAGGGCATTACCTCTAATATCAGACTGATAAAAGAGGAAATCCTTTGCAGGAAAATACACCACATCATTATCGTAAAAACGATATTCCTCGTATAATTCTCTAGCCTTCAGCTCGTCAGAAGTGATAATCAGCTTGTGGCTGACATCATGCCCAATACCAAAAATGAGGTGCGCTTTATCAGCACACCCCGTGATATCGTAAACCTTGCCATAACGAGCTAGAGCCTCGCGAAGAGACTCAACAGCTGTTAAATTTTTAAATGGTTCCAAAAAAGTTTTCATAATTACTTGCCTATAATCTTTTCAGCTCTATCAAGTGCTGCATCAATGTTTGGCTGGAAGTTTTCAGCACCTACCGTATTTACGAAGTCAGCCTTCTCCATCATGTGACGTGGCTGTTCATTTACGTGTGAGAATACAACTGTAACTCCCTTTTTCTTTGCTCGCTCAACCAAATCGCGAAGTGCTCTAAGAGCTGTAACATCAATGGCTGGAACAGAACGCATTCTGATAACAAGCACCTTTGTATAATCCTTTACGTTAATGCTTTCTGCAAGCATATCAGAAACACCAAAGAAAAGTGGTCCTGTGATTTCAAATACTCTGATTTCTTTTTCTACTGGACGTAAATCATCAACAAACTCAGCATCGTCCGACTGATATGTCCATCCGCTGACATGAGTCTCCTCGCTCATTCTCTTGATGAAGAGGATACATGCAACAATCATGCCCCACTCGATTGCTACTACAAGATCAAATACTACTGTGAGAACGAATGTAAGTACAAGTACGATGATATCTGACTTTGGAGCAAACTTTACAAGTCTTACGAAAGGTCTCCACTGGCACATGTTGTATGCAACCTGGAAAAGGATTGCTGCGATACATGGCATTGGAATGAATTTTGCGTATGGCATAAGTACAACAAGTACGATAAGAAGTGTAATGGAATGAACCATACCAGCTACTGGTGTACGACCGCCGTTTTTGATGTTGGCAGCTGTACGAGCGATAGCCCCTGTTGCAGGGATACCACCAAAAAGAACTGAACCGATATTACCGATACCCTGACCGATAAGCTCCTGATTACTTCTGTGCTTGCTGTTTACCATTCCGTCTGCAACTACTGCAGAAAGAAGTGACTCGATTGCAGCAAGAATCGCTATCGTAAATGCGTTAGGCATTTCGTTTCTTACTACCGCAAGTGAGAAATGTGGAACTGAGATTGTTGGCAAGCCTGCCTTCAAATCTGGATAAAGAGTTCCTATCGTATTTACGTTAAGGTGAAGTCCCTGTACCATTGCAATGCTGACGAATACAGCAATGATTGATGCAGGAATCTTTGAGAAGAACTTTGGCCAAATGATAAGCACTGCAAGACAAACAACACCAACTA
It contains:
- the mfd gene encoding transcription-repair coupling factor — protein: MKTFLEPFKNLTAVESLREALARYGKVYDITGCADKAHLIFGIGHDVSHKLIITSDELKARELYEEYRFYDNDVVYFPAKDFLFYQSDIRGNALTRERMSAIEAVINNNSCTVITTIDALMNKLPDVSYFEEGVVAISDTDTIELEALRRKLVAMGYEAVGTCEHPGEFAVRGGIIDVFPLTADLPVRIELWGDEVDSIRSYDASNQKSIENISSVIIFPAVELILSADEVEAGLARIEAERDERYEAYRKEMKTEEAYHLKTYADRVVEETREWGLSQELETNLTYFCDKLGSFIDFMPKGTYVFIDEVQKVITKGEVTQTEFSDAMTRRVEAGYMLKGQMDMLYGVEEIFAKIEKCPTTLMSVLDAKNKLLKSADHFSIAVQGVNAYNGSFELLTKELLQYKKRKYKVLLVTSSSTKGQRLAEDLLQEGLNAYFTSDLDHQINPGETMLCVGNIKRGYDYPDSAFVMLSDGDIFGHVRKKKHRVKKYEGESISSFSDLHVGDYVVHENYGLGVYKGTEQMEIDKVIRDYIKIEYAKGSNLYVLTSQLDMIQKYSGPDGKKPKLNSLGAGTQEWTRTKQKVQSAVGVVAKELVDLYALRQNTDGFVYGPDTVWQKEFEESFPYEETEGQLSAIEAVKSDMESTKIMDRLICGDVGFGKTEVAMRAAFKAVQEGKQVAYLVPTTILAQQHYNNFVQRMGGYPVNIGLLCRFRTPAEQKKTIEGLKAGTVDIVIGTHRLLSKDVEFKDLGLLIIDEEQRFGVNHKERIKQMKKTVDVLSLSATPIPRTLHMSLVGIRDMSVLDEAPMERTPIQTFVFEYNEEMVREAIVREMARDGQVYYVFNRVRGIQDMAAEIERLVPEATVGYIHGQMTEAKVEDVMMQFINHEIDVLVATTIIEIGLDISNVNTIIIHDSDNMGLSQLYQLRGRVGRSNRTAYAFLMYRRDKMLKEVAEKRLAAIKEFTDLGSGFKIAMRDLEIRGAGNLLGVEQHGNMTAVGYDLYCKMLNEAVKIEKGEAKEENFNTSVDINIEAYLPDTYVSNEEQRIDIYKRIAAIDSEEARDEMLDELVDRFGEPKRCVQNLLWVAMLRVKAHDAYVTAIEQKGDIIRIVMYEKAKIDVAQIPALLERNNPHITFAADPKNPAFIFNTKANTRIKPNEVFDYLQDFLLDLKSIKEVNHN
- a CDS encoding SulP family inorganic anion transporter encodes the protein MESFKPMLFTCMKKYSKEQFFKDLVSGIIVAIIALPLSIALALASGVGPEPGLYTAIVAGFLISFFGGSTVQIAGPTAAFATIVAGIIATDGMDGLIIATIMAGIILIILGVVKAGALIKFIPYTITTGFTAGIAVTILIGQFKDFFGVDFHGEKPIETIDKLKVFFGNIDSLNWQATLVGVVCLAVLIIWPKFFSKIPASIIAVFVSIAMVQGLHLNVNTIGTLYPDLKAGLPTISVPHFSLAVVRNEMPNAFTIAILAAIESLLSAVVADGMVNSKHRSNQELIGQGIGNIGSVLFGGIPATGAIARTAANIKNGGRTPVAGMVHSITLLIVLVVLMPYAKFIPMPCIAAILFQVAYNMCQWRPFVRLVKFAPKSDIIVLVLTFVLTVVFDLVVAIEWGMIVACILFIKRMSEETHVSGWTYQSDDAEFVDDLRPVEKEIRVFEITGPLFFGVSDMLAESINVKDYTKVLVIRMRSVPAIDVTALRALRDLVERAKKKGVTVVFSHVNEQPRHMMEKADFVNTVGAENFQPNIDAALDRAEKIIGK